The proteins below come from a single Armatimonadota bacterium genomic window:
- a CDS encoding nitroreductase — protein MDGVQTMSVLEAITTRRSIPQFKPDPVPRDLVARLLEAAVWVPNHRLTEPWRFYVLGETSKRRFAEIRRDFRAAQLPDPHAPEAQPALRKLVDDTLATPLIIVVTSAGHPDPELQEENHWATFAAAYAFMLAAWSQGIGSYFRTGGLRDYPPLREFLGLGPDERVIGVIYAGYPAVVPQKRRTPAAEKTVWLD, from the coding sequence ATGGACGGCGTACAGACCATGTCGGTGCTGGAGGCCATCACCACCCGGCGCAGCATCCCCCAGTTCAAACCGGATCCCGTCCCCCGCGACCTCGTCGCGCGCCTGCTGGAGGCCGCCGTGTGGGTGCCCAACCATCGCCTCACCGAACCCTGGCGGTTCTATGTTCTGGGCGAGACCAGCAAGCGCCGCTTCGCCGAGATCCGCCGCGACTTCCGGGCGGCGCAGCTGCCCGACCCGCATGCCCCCGAGGCGCAGCCCGCCCTGCGCAAGCTGGTGGACGACACCCTGGCCACGCCGCTCATCATCGTCGTCACCTCCGCCGGCCACCCCGACCCGGAGCTGCAGGAGGAAAACCACTGGGCCACGTTCGCAGCGGCCTACGCCTTCATGCTGGCGGCCTGGAGCCAGGGCATCGGTTCCTACTTCCGCACCGGCGGCCTGCGGGACTATCCGCCCCTGCGGGAGTTCCTGGGCCTGGGCCCCGACGAGCGGGTGATCGGCGTGATCTACGCCGGCTACCCAGCCGTCGTGCCCCAAAAGCGCCGCACCCCGGCTGCCGAGAAGACCGTCTGGCTGGACTGA
- a CDS encoding MOSC domain-containing protein: MARGRVVSLQVLREHGKPSDPVPWVRARVGCGLDGDVHGKARPGGRRQVLLVDASTLAALDLRPGDLREQITVDLPGLDALPPGTRLRVGQAVLELTGPCEPCTHIGALLGVPDPRRFQQRLAGVRGQLAMVVAADGDGLIRVGDPVACL; this comes from the coding sequence ATGGCCCGGGGCCGGGTGGTCAGCCTTCAGGTCCTCCGGGAGCACGGCAAACCCTCCGACCCCGTCCCCTGGGTGAGGGCGCGGGTGGGCTGCGGGCTGGACGGAGACGTGCACGGGAAGGCGCGGCCCGGCGGCCGGCGGCAGGTGCTTCTGGTGGATGCCTCCACGCTGGCCGCTCTGGACCTGCGCCCCGGCGACCTGCGGGAGCAGATCACGGTGGACCTGCCCGGGCTGGACGCGCTTCCGCCCGGGACTCGCCTGCGCGTGGGACAGGCGGTGCTGGAGCTGACCGGCCCCTGCGAGCCCTGCACCCACATCGGCGCGCTGCTGGGCGTGCCCGACCCCCGGCGGTTCCAGCAGCGCCTGGCCGGCGTGCGAGGCCAGCTGGCGATGGTCGTGGCCGCCGACGGCGACGGCCTGATCCGGGTGGGCGATCCCGTCGCCTGCCTGTGA
- the glyA gene encoding serine hydroxymethyltransferase, with translation MTLREQDPDVYRILEAERRRQREGIELIPSENYVSEAVLEAMGSVFTNKYSEGYPGRRYYGGNEYVDEIERLAQERAKALFGVPHANVQPYSGSPANLAVYLATCQPGDPIMGQNLPDGGHLTHGWKVSVTGTYYRSIPYHVRADGYIDMDEVWALAREHRPRLIWCGATAYVREFPFEEFAAVADEVGAYFAADIAHVAGLVVAGVHRSPTPYAHIITTTTHKTLRGPRGAMILVTEKGLRKDPELAEKIDRWVFPGLQGGPHDHITAAIAVALGEAMQPAFREYGRQVVANARALAAGLLRRGFRLVTGGTDNHMILVDLTPGGPGRGIFLQEALDRVGITVNKNTIPREPSSAFYPSGIRLGTPAATTRGMREPEMDRLAEWIAAVAGEVEEFHLPEDRDRRAAVLREFRRSIQDNRRLAEVREEVRELCLRFPVPGT, from the coding sequence ATGACGCTGCGAGAGCAGGATCCGGACGTCTACCGCATCCTGGAAGCCGAACGGCGGCGCCAGCGGGAAGGCATCGAGCTGATCCCCTCGGAGAACTACGTCTCCGAGGCGGTCCTGGAAGCCATGGGCTCCGTGTTTACCAACAAGTACTCGGAGGGCTATCCGGGCCGACGCTACTACGGCGGCAACGAGTATGTGGACGAGATCGAGCGCCTGGCCCAGGAACGGGCCAAGGCCCTGTTCGGCGTCCCCCACGCCAACGTGCAGCCGTACTCGGGCAGCCCCGCCAACCTGGCCGTCTACCTGGCCACGTGCCAGCCGGGCGATCCCATCATGGGTCAGAACCTTCCCGACGGCGGGCACCTGACCCACGGGTGGAAGGTCAGCGTCACCGGGACGTACTACCGCAGCATCCCCTATCACGTGCGCGCCGACGGGTACATCGACATGGACGAGGTGTGGGCCCTGGCCCGGGAGCACCGCCCGCGGCTCATCTGGTGCGGGGCCACCGCCTACGTGCGGGAGTTCCCGTTCGAGGAGTTCGCCGCCGTCGCCGACGAGGTGGGCGCCTACTTTGCCGCCGACATCGCCCACGTGGCGGGGCTGGTGGTGGCCGGCGTCCACCGCAGCCCGACCCCCTACGCCCACATCATCACCACCACCACCCACAAGACCCTGCGCGGCCCCCGGGGTGCCATGATCCTGGTCACCGAGAAGGGTCTGCGCAAGGATCCCGAGCTGGCCGAGAAGATCGACCGCTGGGTGTTTCCGGGCCTGCAGGGCGGTCCCCACGATCACATCACCGCGGCCATCGCGGTGGCGCTGGGGGAGGCGATGCAGCCGGCGTTCCGCGAGTACGGGCGGCAGGTGGTGGCCAACGCCCGGGCCCTGGCCGCCGGCCTGCTGCGCCGGGGGTTCCGCCTGGTGACCGGCGGGACCGACAACCACATGATCCTGGTGGATCTCACCCCCGGCGGCCCGGGGCGGGGCATCTTCCTGCAGGAGGCGCTGGACCGGGTGGGCATCACCGTCAACAAAAACACCATCCCCCGGGAGCCGTCGTCGGCGTTCTACCCGTCGGGGATCCGCCTGGGCACGCCGGCGGCCACCACCCGGGGTATGCGGGAACCCGAGATGGACCGCCTGGCCGAGTGGATCGCCGCGGTGGCCGGGGAGGTCGAGGAGTTCCACCTGCCCGAGGACCGGGACCGGCGGGCGGCGGTCTTGCGGGAGTTCCGCCGCAGCATTCAGGACAACCGCCGCCTGGCGGAGGTGCGGGAAGAGGTGCGGGAGCTGTGCCTGCGGTTTCCCGTTCCCGGAACCTAG
- a CDS encoding DUF167 domain-containing protein translates to MKVAVVVKPRSRDEKVVQTAGGYVVYVREPPVGNRANDAVVRVLAAHLGVSRAQVRVVGGWRGRRKLVEIGLKISR, encoded by the coding sequence ATGAAGGTGGCCGTGGTGGTCAAGCCCCGCTCTCGGGACGAGAAAGTCGTGCAGACGGCCGGGGGGTATGTCGTCTACGTGCGAGAGCCGCCGGTGGGAAACCGGGCCAACGACGCGGTGGTCCGGGTGCTCGCCGCTCACCTGGGCGTCTCACGAGCGCAGGTCCGCGTGGTGGGGGGATGGCGGGGGAGAAGGAAGCTCGTGGAGATCGGCCTGAAAATCAGCCGGTGA
- a CDS encoding 7-cyano-7-deazaguanine synthase, which produces MDLAAGQAAPRADRLYWKPMLAVCDPPTLIDRLVDEIRTVADGHPVVVAFSGGLDSTTVAALAKRALGPERVLLVTVNMGAYNYRRANQIVLEMAEQLGLRQKCLLGQFAQHRVQSGGPACNRCTREIKLGMVQAVAGGRLVLTGANRSDTWGQLGIKVCNGFYSPLLDLDKPQIRALADALGLRVPRIGETSGLRREGCKLKHLLKPLVNPDYHGQAVAEANEVLLEMLQRAGYEAALANVKIIGPLRRNIALVNLLPPPPPDLADRIAGALRALGVIDEVRMVDRPLTLVVKAGPAVAGDPHARYWIEHGRLRPDFAAPIVVEWLPSRNARLSTFHVVDARPRDEPGGQTADRILP; this is translated from the coding sequence GTGGACCTAGCGGCTGGGCAGGCTGCGCCCCGGGCGGACCGGCTATACTGGAAGCCGATGCTGGCCGTCTGCGATCCTCCGACCCTCATCGACCGCCTGGTGGACGAGATCCGGACCGTCGCCGATGGCCATCCCGTGGTGGTGGCCTTCAGCGGCGGGCTGGACAGCACCACCGTGGCGGCTCTGGCCAAGCGCGCCCTGGGCCCCGAGCGCGTCCTGCTGGTCACCGTGAACATGGGCGCGTACAACTACCGGCGCGCCAACCAGATCGTCCTGGAGATGGCCGAGCAATTGGGCCTGCGCCAGAAGTGCCTGCTGGGCCAGTTCGCCCAGCACCGGGTGCAGTCCGGCGGTCCCGCCTGCAACCGCTGCACCCGGGAGATCAAGCTGGGGATGGTCCAGGCGGTCGCCGGCGGCCGGCTGGTCCTCACCGGAGCCAACCGCTCCGACACCTGGGGTCAGCTGGGGATCAAGGTGTGCAATGGTTTCTACTCGCCGCTGCTGGACCTGGACAAGCCGCAGATCCGCGCCCTGGCCGACGCCCTGGGCCTGCGGGTGCCCCGCATCGGTGAGACCTCCGGCCTGCGGCGGGAAGGGTGCAAGCTCAAGCACCTGCTCAAGCCCCTGGTCAACCCCGACTACCACGGGCAGGCGGTGGCCGAGGCCAACGAGGTCCTGCTGGAGATGCTCCAGCGGGCCGGGTACGAGGCCGCGCTGGCCAACGTGAAGATCATCGGGCCGCTGCGCCGCAACATCGCCCTGGTGAACCTGCTGCCTCCGCCGCCTCCGGATCTGGCCGACCGCATCGCCGGCGCCCTGAGGGCCCTGGGCGTGATTGACGAGGTGCGGATGGTGGACCGCCCGCTGACCCTGGTGGTCAAGGCGGGCCCGGCGGTGGCCGGAGACCCCCACGCCCGCTACTGGATCGAGCACGGCCGTCTGCGGCCCGACTTCGCGGCTCCCATCGTGGTGGAGTGGCTGCCCAGCCGCAACGCGCGCCTGAGCACCTTCCACGTGGTGGACGCACGTCCCCGCGACGAACCGGGCGGTCAGACCGCGGATCGCATCCTCCCCTGA
- a CDS encoding ABC transporter permease, translating to MTFIRLVMLTLVPYVLAGQGTMLAGRAGVFNVAQEGIMLTGASVGFLGAYLSGGNLLDGMLLAMVVGGLFGLVLAAFTTTLKMDQFVVGLSLFFIGLALSTLLYRLAVGVTLTPPLIPTLRDIPVPGLSRLPVLGEVFFRHNALVYAAVVLSAVLYLLLYHTAPGLALQAVGENPMAADSLGINVAVMRYATTVAGSMLIGLAGAYLPMVYTATFTDGIVRGRGWLSIALTFFGGWSPHLILLGALFFAAVEVLAFRVQVTGVGVPYQLILMLPYLATMAVMMPTFRRLRVPAFLGRNYDRERRLQV from the coding sequence GTGACCTTCATCCGCCTGGTGATGCTGACCCTGGTGCCCTACGTCCTGGCCGGCCAGGGGACCATGCTGGCCGGCCGCGCGGGCGTGTTCAACGTCGCCCAGGAGGGCATCATGCTGACCGGCGCGTCGGTGGGTTTTCTGGGCGCCTATCTGTCGGGGGGCAACCTGCTGGATGGGATGCTGCTGGCGATGGTGGTGGGCGGGCTGTTCGGGCTGGTCCTGGCCGCCTTCACCACCACGTTGAAGATGGACCAGTTCGTGGTGGGGCTGAGCCTGTTCTTCATCGGCCTGGCCCTGTCCACGCTCCTGTACCGGCTGGCGGTCGGCGTCACCCTGACCCCGCCGCTGATCCCGACCCTGAGGGACATCCCGGTGCCCGGGTTGAGCCGCCTGCCGGTGCTGGGGGAGGTCTTCTTCCGCCACAACGCGCTGGTGTACGCGGCGGTGGTGCTGTCGGCGGTCCTGTACCTGTTGCTGTACCACACGGCGCCGGGGCTGGCGCTGCAGGCGGTTGGAGAAAATCCCATGGCTGCCGACAGTCTGGGCATCAACGTGGCGGTGATGCGCTACGCCACCACCGTGGCGGGGTCGATGCTGATCGGGCTGGCCGGCGCGTATCTCCCGATGGTGTACACGGCCACCTTCACCGATGGCATCGTGCGGGGGCGGGGATGGCTGTCCATCGCCCTGACGTTCTTTGGGGGGTGGAGTCCCCACCTGATCCTGCTGGGGGCGCTGTTCTTCGCCGCGGTGGAGGTGCTGGCATTCCGGGTGCAGGTCACCGGGGTGGGCGTGCCCTACCAGCTGATCCTCATGCTGCCGTATCTGGCCACCATGGCGGTGATGATGCCCACCTTCCGCCGGCTGCGCGTGCCGGCGTTTCTGGGCCGCAACTACGACCGCGAGCGCCGGCTCCAGGTGTGA
- a CDS encoding ABC transporter ATP-binding protein, protein MTGQAAGGGAGAAAVEMRDVRKTFGPVVALDGARLDVREGEIHGLLGGNGAGKTTLMNILYGLYRADGGEVRLGGRPAQIRSPRDALACGIGMVHQHFLQIDSFTVAQNIVLGLPGPALARAGGADERIRDLAARFGLDVDPRVRVADLPVGARQRVEILKALYRQARVLILDEPTTNLTPQEVDSLFASLRAMVREGISVVFITHKIREARAVCDRISVMRQGRTVATLPGREASEEALVRAMVGADVDVAHSLLFGGGRDERVPPAEQVALRVDGLTVSVAGVPVVRGCSLEVRRGEILGIAGVAGNGQRELVEAIMGVRPRAAGRLWVEGEDLSRATTAQLLARGVTYIPEDRLRDGFLPAASVVHNLILGFHRRPPYSRGPWLDWSAALAAARGMIGEYRIQTPGPHAPAATLSGGNIQRVMLARAFSHPCRVLIAHNPTRGLDVPSTEFVYARLLDLRSRGAGILLLSEDLDELMLLADRIAVIFRGRIVGVLERGAYDRYRLGRLMSGVDVPG, encoded by the coding sequence ATGACCGGGCAGGCAGCCGGCGGCGGGGCGGGGGCCGCCGCGGTGGAGATGCGGGACGTCCGCAAGACCTTCGGGCCGGTGGTCGCCCTGGACGGCGCCCGCCTGGACGTCCGCGAGGGAGAGATCCACGGCCTGCTGGGCGGCAACGGTGCCGGCAAGACCACCCTGATGAACATCCTCTACGGGCTGTACCGGGCCGACGGGGGAGAGGTGCGGCTGGGTGGCCGCCCCGCGCAGATCCGGTCTCCCCGGGATGCCCTGGCGTGCGGCATCGGCATGGTCCACCAGCATTTCCTCCAGATCGACTCGTTCACCGTGGCGCAGAACATCGTCCTGGGTCTGCCGGGCCCTGCCCTCGCCCGGGCGGGCGGGGCCGACGAGCGCATCCGGGACCTGGCGGCGCGCTTCGGGCTGGATGTGGATCCCCGGGTGCGGGTCGCGGATCTGCCGGTGGGCGCCCGCCAGCGGGTGGAGATCCTCAAGGCCCTTTACCGCCAGGCGCGGGTGCTGATCCTGGACGAGCCCACCACCAATCTGACGCCGCAGGAGGTGGACTCCCTGTTCGCCTCCCTGCGGGCGATGGTGCGGGAGGGGATCAGCGTCGTGTTCATCACCCACAAGATCCGCGAAGCCCGCGCCGTCTGCGACCGCATTTCGGTGATGCGGCAGGGACGCACCGTGGCGACCCTGCCGGGGAGGGAGGCGTCCGAGGAGGCCCTGGTGCGGGCCATGGTGGGTGCGGACGTGGACGTGGCCCACAGCCTGCTGTTCGGCGGGGGGCGGGACGAGCGGGTGCCTCCGGCCGAGCAGGTGGCCCTGCGGGTGGACGGCCTGACCGTGTCCGTCGCCGGCGTGCCGGTGGTGCGGGGGTGCTCCCTGGAAGTCCGCCGGGGGGAAATTCTCGGCATCGCGGGGGTCGCCGGCAACGGCCAGCGCGAACTGGTGGAAGCGATCATGGGCGTGCGCCCTCGCGCCGCCGGCCGGCTGTGGGTGGAGGGGGAGGACCTGAGCCGCGCCACCACGGCGCAGCTGCTGGCCCGGGGTGTGACCTATATCCCTGAAGACCGCCTCCGGGACGGATTCCTGCCAGCCGCCAGCGTGGTCCACAACCTGATCCTGGGATTCCACCGCCGCCCGCCCTACAGCCGCGGGCCGTGGCTGGACTGGTCGGCGGCCCTGGCGGCGGCGCGCGGTATGATCGGGGAGTACCGGATCCAGACGCCCGGCCCCCACGCTCCTGCGGCGACCCTGTCGGGGGGTAACATCCAGCGGGTGATGCTGGCCCGGGCGTTCTCGCACCCCTGCCGGGTGCTGATTGCCCACAACCCCACCCGGGGACTGGACGTGCCGTCCACCGAGTTTGTCTACGCCCGGCTGCTGGACCTGCGTTCCCGCGGGGCGGGGATCCTGCTGCTGTCCGAGGACCTGGACGAGTTGATGCTGCTCGCCGACCGCATCGCCGTGATCTTCCGCGGGCGGATCGTGGGGGTGCTGGAGCGCGGGGCCTACGACCGCTACCGGCTCGGCCGGCTGATGAGCGGGGTGGACGTCCCTGGGTGA
- a CDS encoding DNA methylase, with the protein MAAPRRRNLGPADLGIDLASGGEGEHFKWFLACLLFGKPIQQTVARRAYQEFVREGLTTPEAILHAGWDRLVEVLDRGHYVRYDFSTATKLLTICQMLRDRYGSLANLLAQASGEADLRRRLLEFPGIGPVTARIFLRGIQRARPARRPGTRGSATTSARIRETA; encoded by the coding sequence ATGGCGGCACCACGGCGCAGGAATCTCGGGCCAGCCGACCTGGGGATCGACCTCGCTTCCGGAGGCGAAGGCGAGCACTTCAAGTGGTTTCTCGCCTGCCTGCTGTTCGGCAAGCCCATCCAGCAGACCGTCGCCCGCCGCGCCTACCAGGAGTTCGTCCGGGAAGGTCTGACGACGCCCGAGGCCATCCTCCACGCGGGGTGGGACCGCCTGGTCGAGGTGCTCGACCGCGGCCACTACGTCCGGTATGACTTCTCTACCGCCACCAAGCTCCTGACCATCTGCCAGATGCTGCGGGACCGCTACGGAAGCCTGGCCAACCTCCTCGCGCAGGCCTCGGGCGAGGCCGACCTCCGGCGCCGCCTCCTGGAATTTCCGGGCATTGGCCCGGTCACAGCCCGCATCTTCCTCCGTGGGATCCAGCGAGCCCGGCCCGCTCGAAGACCAGGGACCCGCGGTTCTGCAACCACGAGCGCCCGCATCAGGGAGACCGCCTGA
- a CDS encoding phosphopantothenoylcysteine decarboxylase → MPLRGKRLLVTSGPTRVALDAVRYITNKATGRLGALIAEEVVRRGAHVTYVYGRGSQTPVLRGPRVDHLQLVPVETVDDLIAVFRQELPGGGYHAVIHPMAVLDFQPDTVRPYKTGSHVQEWVVRLVPTPKAIALVKELAPDTFLVGFKLEIGKTPEELRQIAHDFLRRNRCDLVIANDLSEIESGRHIGYFITPDGRIAQMPIGKEAIARALADYLDEHLV, encoded by the coding sequence ATGCCGCTGCGCGGCAAGCGGCTGCTGGTCACCTCCGGCCCCACCCGGGTGGCGCTGGACGCGGTGCGCTATATCACCAACAAAGCGACCGGCCGGTTGGGGGCGCTCATCGCCGAGGAGGTGGTGCGCCGCGGCGCCCACGTGACCTACGTCTACGGCCGGGGCAGCCAGACGCCGGTCCTGCGCGGCCCGCGGGTGGACCACCTGCAGCTGGTGCCCGTGGAGACCGTGGACGACCTCATCGCGGTCTTCCGCCAGGAGCTGCCCGGGGGCGGTTACCACGCCGTGATCCACCCCATGGCGGTCCTGGATTTCCAGCCCGACACCGTGCGCCCCTACAAGACCGGCTCCCACGTCCAGGAGTGGGTCGTGCGGCTGGTGCCCACCCCCAAGGCCATCGCGCTGGTGAAGGAGCTGGCCCCCGATACGTTTCTGGTGGGGTTCAAGCTGGAGATCGGCAAGACGCCCGAGGAGCTGCGGCAGATCGCGCATGACTTCCTGCGCCGCAACCGATGCGATCTGGTCATCGCCAACGACCTCAGCGAGATCGAAAGCGGCCGGCACATCGGCTACTTCATCACGCCCGACGGCCGCATTGCCCAGATGCCCATCGGCAAGGAGGCCATCGCCCGGGCGCTGGCCGACTACCTGGACGAGCACCTGGTCTGA
- a CDS encoding glucosaminidase domain-containing protein, with amino-acid sequence MALSGEQRAFLARLRVFIPQAEAAGVPGAVMVAQAVLESNWGRSGLARMGQALFGVKAGPGWPGAVYCGTTREWVAGRGLVVIPGTHRVYAGYPEAVAAGCPPGALFRAYANLEDNIADYLAFFQRSARFRPALDAYARTRDPRRFAREIARAGYATAPWYGAALVAFMERHLADLLPPRVVVRWNGIPLPDDAVWWRDGRVYVRLRALAALRGWRVDYDPAARTVRVTEGGGP; translated from the coding sequence GTGGCACTGTCCGGTGAGCAGCGCGCCTTTCTGGCACGGCTGCGCGTGTTCATCCCCCAGGCCGAAGCCGCCGGAGTTCCCGGCGCGGTGATGGTCGCCCAGGCGGTCCTGGAGAGCAACTGGGGCCGCAGCGGCCTGGCCCGGATGGGCCAGGCGCTGTTCGGCGTCAAGGCCGGGCCGGGGTGGCCCGGGGCGGTCTACTGCGGCACCACCCGGGAGTGGGTCGCCGGCCGGGGTCTGGTGGTCATCCCGGGCACGCACCGCGTCTACGCCGGCTACCCTGAGGCGGTGGCCGCCGGGTGCCCGCCCGGCGCCCTGTTCCGGGCCTACGCGAACCTGGAGGACAACATCGCCGACTACCTGGCCTTCTTCCAGCGGTCGGCCCGGTTCCGCCCGGCTCTGGACGCCTATGCCCGGACCCGCGACCCGCGCCGGTTTGCACGGGAGATCGCCCGGGCGGGCTACGCCACCGCGCCCTGGTATGGGGCCGCCCTGGTCGCGTTCATGGAGCGCCATCTCGCCGACCTGCTGCCGCCGCGGGTGGTGGTGCGCTGGAACGGCATCCCGCTGCCCGACGACGCCGTCTGGTGGCGCGACGGCCGCGTCTACGTGCGGCTGCGGGCGCTGGCCGCCCTGCGGGGGTGGCGGGTGGACTACGACCCGGCGGCCAGGACTGTCCGGGTGACGGAGGGGGGAGGGCCGTGA
- a CDS encoding ABC transporter permease, which produces MNTRRHLPPAGDAVPYLAAVAVAFGAAGIFLAALGFDVVRAYSTILLTSFRTANGVIQTLLKFVPVLLLALAFTVPLAAWKFNIGGEGQLIAGAVGSAAAGILLAGLPAAAILPAVVVAGVGAGALWAALPAWLLYRFGVSEILTTVLMNFVSFGVMDYVATEGWPDTAAGHPTTIPIAPAARLPLLVASPPLHAGILLALGAAGAVAVFVYRTAAGYELRATGANARAAMLHGIPVGRIAPLALVLGGALAGLAGAIEVAGVHHRLIEGVQSNYLLLSILVGLLARGNLVAVPPVAFAIAVLDVGARAMQRTMMIPVEVVFVVEGLVLVFVLLSDVVRRR; this is translated from the coding sequence GTGAACACCCGACGCCACCTTCCTCCGGCGGGAGATGCGGTGCCCTATCTGGCGGCAGTGGCGGTCGCCTTCGGGGCGGCGGGCATCTTCCTGGCGGCCCTGGGTTTTGACGTCGTCCGGGCCTACAGTACGATCCTGCTCACATCCTTCCGCACCGCCAACGGCGTCATCCAGACCCTGCTGAAGTTCGTCCCGGTCCTGCTGCTGGCGCTGGCGTTCACGGTGCCGCTGGCCGCCTGGAAGTTCAACATCGGCGGGGAGGGGCAGCTCATCGCCGGCGCTGTCGGGTCCGCGGCGGCGGGGATCCTGCTGGCCGGCCTGCCGGCGGCGGCGATCCTCCCGGCGGTGGTGGTGGCCGGGGTGGGAGCGGGAGCGCTGTGGGCCGCCCTGCCGGCCTGGCTGCTGTACCGGTTCGGGGTCAGCGAGATCCTCACCACCGTGCTGATGAACTTCGTGTCCTTCGGCGTGATGGACTACGTCGCCACCGAAGGGTGGCCGGACACGGCCGCCGGCCATCCCACCACAATCCCGATTGCCCCCGCCGCCCGGCTCCCGCTGCTGGTGGCCAGCCCGCCCCTGCACGCCGGGATTCTCCTGGCCCTGGGCGCTGCGGGCGCGGTCGCGGTGTTCGTGTACCGCACCGCGGCTGGCTACGAGCTGCGGGCCACCGGCGCCAATGCCCGAGCCGCGATGCTGCACGGGATCCCCGTAGGCCGCATCGCGCCTCTGGCGCTGGTCCTGGGAGGCGCCCTGGCCGGCCTGGCGGGCGCCATCGAGGTCGCAGGGGTGCACCACCGGCTGATCGAGGGAGTGCAGTCCAACTACCTCCTGCTCAGCATCCTGGTGGGACTGCTGGCCCGGGGCAACCTGGTGGCCGTGCCGCCGGTGGCGTTCGCCATCGCGGTCCTGGACGTGGGGGCCCGGGCCATGCAGCGCACCATGATGATCCCGGTCGAAGTCGTGTTCGTGGTGGAGGGGCTGGTGCTGGTCTTCGTGCTGCTGTCTGACGTCGTGCGCAGGAGGTGA
- a CDS encoding BMP family protein: MSGRLIRSAFFFLLAGILTAAVLPAGELGAAPAPRLRVAAVFPGVVTDADYNTLGFVALRSVASELGAEVAYSESVPVPDVERVMREYIDLRFSVIWTHGGQFISQTEKLAREFPAVTFIGEADAPLQQPQPPNLWVIDRNFHIGFYPIGALAAMLTQTGKIAYVGGLTLPFSYSEVHAIRQALRDQRRQVEFKPVWVGDFNDPAKARQVTDALIAEGHDVIMGSLNLGMLGVFEAVKAAPRRVWVTAKYTDKLSFAPQHYVTSVLYDFAGPLRTIVRRISRGERSGYYPLGFDTGVALQFPLRNVPDSVAVAMRRLVADLVAGKITVVKDVTPVR, translated from the coding sequence ATGTCCGGTCGTCTTATCCGGAGTGCGTTCTTTTTTCTTCTGGCAGGGATTCTGACGGCGGCAGTCCTACCTGCCGGGGAGCTGGGAGCCGCGCCGGCCCCGCGCCTGCGGGTGGCGGCGGTCTTTCCGGGAGTGGTCACCGACGCCGACTACAACACGCTGGGCTTTGTGGCCCTGCGGTCGGTGGCCAGCGAGCTCGGGGCCGAGGTGGCGTACTCCGAGAGCGTCCCGGTGCCCGACGTGGAGCGGGTCATGCGGGAGTACATCGACCTGCGATTTTCCGTCATCTGGACCCACGGGGGCCAGTTCATTTCCCAGACCGAGAAGCTGGCCCGGGAGTTTCCCGCGGTCACCTTCATCGGCGAAGCCGACGCGCCGCTGCAGCAGCCCCAGCCGCCCAACCTGTGGGTCATCGACCGCAACTTCCACATCGGCTTTTACCCCATCGGCGCCCTGGCGGCGATGCTCACCCAGACCGGGAAGATCGCCTACGTGGGGGGGCTGACCCTGCCGTTCTCGTACTCCGAAGTGCACGCCATTCGCCAGGCGCTGCGGGACCAGCGCCGCCAGGTGGAGTTCAAGCCGGTCTGGGTCGGAGACTTCAACGACCCCGCCAAGGCCCGCCAGGTCACCGACGCCCTGATCGCCGAGGGCCACGACGTGATCATGGGGTCCCTCAACCTGGGGATGCTGGGCGTTTTCGAGGCGGTGAAGGCGGCCCCGCGGCGGGTGTGGGTGACCGCCAAGTACACCGACAAATTGAGCTTCGCCCCCCAGCACTACGTCACGTCGGTCCTCTACGACTTTGCCGGACCCCTGCGGACCATCGTCCGGCGCATCTCCCGCGGCGAGAGGAGCGGGTACTACCCGCTGGGGTTTGACACCGGCGTGGCGCTGCAGTTCCCCCTGCGCAACGTCCCCGACTCGGTGGCCGTCGCCATGCGGCGGCTGGTGGCCGATCTGGTGGCCGGCAAGATCACCGTGGTCAAGGACGTGACGCCCGTCCGGTAG